A genomic region of Raphanus sativus cultivar WK10039 chromosome 6, ASM80110v3, whole genome shotgun sequence contains the following coding sequences:
- the LOC108831237 gene encoding probable xyloglucan endotransglucosylase/hydrolase protein 10, translating into MTFIKRSKSFVLGFLISSLLLRVSEAYVVSSGDFNKDFLVTWSPTNVNTSSDGRSRTLKLDHESGASFSSIKTYLFGKIDMKIKLIPGPSQGTVVAFYMSSDQTNRDEIDFEFLGNVNGQAYILQTNVYADGVDNREERIHLWFDPTKDFHTYSILWNVHQIVFMVDQIPIRLYRNHTEKGVAYPRLQPMSIKVSLWNGESWATSGGHEKVDWSKAPFVASFGDYKIDACIWKGNPTLCKTESNENWWNKNEFSSLTRVQKRWFKWVSKYHLIYDYCQDYARFHNKLPKECSLPKY; encoded by the exons atgacTTTCATTAAGCGGTCAAAATCATTTGTACTAGGTTTTTTAATCTCAAGTTTGCTACTACGGGTCTCAGAAGCGTACGTTGTTTCATCCGGAGATTTTAATAAGGATTTCCTCGTGACATGGTCTCCAACCAACGTTAACACCTCCAGCGATGGTCGATCAAGAACTCTTAAGCTTGATCATGAATCTG GTGCTTCCTTTTCTTCCATCAAGACATACTTGTTTGGGAAAATCGATATGAAGATCAAACTAATCCCTGGACCTTCTCAAGGAACCGTGGTTGCTTTTTAT ATGTCGTCGGACCAGACAAACCGTGATGAGATAGACTTTGAATTCCTGGGAAACGTGAACGGGCAGGCTTATATTCTTCAGACAAATGTCTATGCCGATGGAGTTGACAATCGTGAAGAAAGGATCCATCTCTGGTTTGACCCAACCAAGGATTTTCACACCTACTCCATCTTGTGGAACGTTCACCAAATTGT GTTTATGGTGGATCAAATTCCGATAAGACTGTACAGAAACCACACAGAGAAAGGAGTTGCATATCCAAGGTTGCAACCTATGAGTATAAAGGTGAGTCTATGGAACGGTGAGAGCTGGGCTACAAGCGGCGGGCATGAGAAAGTTGATTGGTCAAAGGCTCCATTTGTGGCATCCTTTGGAGATTACAAGATAGATGCTTGTATTTGGAAAGGCAACCCAACATTGTGTAAAACAGAGAGCAATGAAAATTGGTGGAACAAAAATGAGTTCAGTTCTTTGACAAGAGTGCAAAAGAGATGGTTTAAATGGGTGAGCAAGTACCATTTGATTTATGATTATTGCCAAGATTATGCAAGGTTCCATAACAAGCTCCCCAAGGAATGTTCTCTTCCTAAATATTAG